GAAGAGCAGTAGCGATGCAGAGCCCCTACCTGCTGCACCTCCGGCTTCAACGATGAAGCCCAAGGTTCCGGATGCGGAAGTGGTCGGTCCGGGCTATGCCGTTGCGGAAAGCGATAACAAGGACGAACTCGCCCGGCCCGAGGATTTTGCTGTCGACATTCGTGAACAGGCACGGCAGGGCGTCGATACGTCCATTCTTGCCGCCCTGCCCTTACCGGTGCTGATCCACCGTCACGGCCAGATACTATATGCAAATCCCGCGCTGCTGGAGAAGATATTGTATGCGTCTGCCGAAGCGATCAACGATGCGGGCGGCTTGAGCATCCTCTTCGCCGATGAAGCTGGCGATAGCGGCGATGACGACGAAGCCGGCATGAACCTGCGGCGCAGCGATGGTTCGGTGATGCGGGTGCAGGCGCATCTGCAGGCGGTCCGCTGGGACGAAGCAACCGAGAATGGCGAGCGCGCGCTGCTGCTTGCATTGTCGCCGCAAACCCCGGCTGCCGATCATTTCGAGGTGAGCGAACGACAACTCCTGCAGACGCGCATCGATGAGCTCAACGCTATTCTCGATACGGCGACGGACGGCGTGATCCTGCTCGATTCCGCCGGTTCAATTCGCTCCGTCAACCATTCCGCCGCTGCGCTCTTTGGCTACGAGCCGGAGGAGTTGACCGGTAAAGCCTTCTCCATGCTCTTCGCCATCGAAAGCCAGCGCGCGGCGATGGATTATCTGAACAGTCTTTCAGAAAATGGCGTCGCCAGTCTGCTCAATGACGGGCGCGAGGTGATCGGCCGTGAAGCGCAAGGCCGCTTCATCCCCCTGTTCATGACCATCGGTAAACTGGACGCCTCCAAGGGATACTGTGTTGTCCTGCGCGACATCACCCACTGGAAGCGCGCCGAAGAAGAGCTCACCAGCGCCCGCCGTGAGGCTGAGCGCACGTCGGCCCAGAAGAGCGAATTTCTGGCGCGCATCAGCCATGAAATCCGCACACCGCTCAATGCCATCATCGGCTTCTCCGAATTGATGGCGGACGAGAAGTTCGGCCCTATCGGCAGCGAACGCTACCGCGACTATCTGAACGATATCAGTCGCTCCGGCAATCATGTCCTGTCGCTGGTCAACGACCTTCTCGATATCTCGAAGATCGAAGCCGGCGCCGTCGAGATGGATTTCGAGGCGGTTTCGCTCAACGAAGCGCTGACGGAAGCCGTTGCGATCATGCAGCCACAGGCGAACCGCGAGCGTGTCATCATCCGCTCCAGCCTGACATCACGGCTGCCCGACATTGTCGCAGACCATCGTTCGATCACCCAGATCGCGTTGAACCTCTTGTCAAATGCGATCCGATTTACGGGGCCGGGTGGACAGGTTATCGTTTCCACGAGCTATGAGGCGAGCGGCGATGTGCTTTTGCGCGTGCGGGACACCGGCATCGGCATGACACGGCAGGAGGTCGAGCAGGCGCTGCGGCCCTACAAGCAGATCACGACGCCCAAGCATTCCCGCAGCGATGGTACCGGCCTTGGCTTGCCGTTGACCAAGGCAATGGCTGAAGCAAACCGCGCCAATTTCACGATCGACTCCAATCCGGGTCGCGGGACAATGGTCGAGATAACATTTCCTTCGACGCGCGTGCTCGCTGAGTAGACATCCACCGATCTAACAAATTGACCGCAAACGAGCTATACCGGCTTGAATTGCCCCGCATGATCGCTAAACCGTGGAAGGCAATGCAAAAATCCTTACAGCAGGCAGCTGGAAGGATTGAAATCGGAAACGCTCATGTCCTGGTACAGGCCAAGGAACCTTCTCGCAACGATCTTGATGTTGGCTCTCGTCGCCGTGGGAGTTCTGGCGGCCCTGCCCTACCTCGTCAGTACGGATCTGATTCGGGCGAGGCTTATCCAGGAAATCAGCAACTGGACCGGCTATAGCGTCGAGTCCCGTCAGACGCCACAGATATCCTTCTTTCCCGTTTTCACCGCTTCGCTAGGCGATATCACCATTCGCAACCCGTGGCAGAGTGAAGGGGCACCCTTCATGCAAGCTGAGAGGATAGAAGTCGACCTGTCGCTTCTTTCCGCGCTACTGGGCAATATCGAATTTACTGAAACCAAAATCGTGCGGCCAAGATTTGTCATCGACGAACCGATCAAAAGCCTTTCCGAGATCGGCGAGGCCCTTGCCAAGAGTGATGGCCGGATCGGCGATGTCGTCCGGGAAGCGCGCGCTGCTGTTGAAGCCAATCCCGCCAAACCGGATATGAGCACCGTATCGTCGCAGCCGTTCGGGCGTGTGCGGCTGGAAGACGCGACGGTCACCTTCAAGCGGCCAATCAACGGCGCCGAAGAACAGATATCGAGCATCAGCGGCGTTTTTGACTGGCCGCAGACCTCGGGCGTTGCGAGTTTCCAGGGCAAAGCCATCTGGCACGGCGAAGAAACGGAAATCGACAGTTCGGCCACGCGGGCGTTGTTGCTTCTGGCTGGCGGCACCAGCCCTCTGCAGGTCAATCTCAGCTCGACACCCTTGACGCTGTCATTCAACGGTTCGGCCAATGTCTCCAAGGATCAGTTCTTCGAAGGAACGCTGTCGCTAACCTCGCCATCCCTGAGACGCACGCTCGAATGGTCGAGAATGGCGACTATTCCGGGCGCGCCGATCGGCAGCTTCGCAATAGATGCATCCGTCTCCGGTTCCGCTACGCGCATGAAACTGGACGGATTGACGGCAACGCTGAACGACAATCCCGCGAAGGGTATCATCGAAGTCGTGCTTAATCAGGGAACACCCAGCATCACCGGCACGCTTGCCTTCGAAGCGCTCGACATTCATTCGGTGTTTTCAGGTTTCATGCCCTTGCCGGATGGTTCCGCGGATTCCGACACGGTTATCGACAGTGGTTTTCTGAAGCAGCTCAATCTTGACCTGCGCGTATCCACACAAAAAGCAACGATCGGGACGATCGATCTCTCGAAGGTCGCCGCGACGGCACAAATCCGCAATGGTCGCGCCATGTTCGACATCGGCGAGGCCTCGGCGTTCGATGGTTCGGTTGCTGCAAGTTTCCAGCTTGCCGATGAGGGGGATGGCGCAACGACCGGCGAATTGCGCCTCAACGGCACAGATGTGAACAGTGCTTCGATCGCCTCCTTGCTTGGATTTGGCGATCGCTTCCAACTTGGCAAGGGAACGATGTCCCTTGTCTTGAAGGGTCCGATATCGCGTTGGTCAACAGCACTCGGCAATGCCAAGGGAACGCTGTCCATGCGCTTCGGCAGTGGGCAGATCCGTAGCCTGGACTTCAACGGCCTCCTGAGCAAGGCCAAGACGGACCGCTTCTTCAGCCTCAACGAGAAGACAGATGCCTGGCTGGCCTTCGACAAGTTCGAGGCCAAGGCGAATATCATGGATGGAGTGGCGGCTCTGGAGACGGCGCAAATCCAGACCAAGTCGGGCACTCTGAATTTTGCCGGTATCGTGACGCTGATCGGTAAAAGTCTGGCGCTCACAGGTGACTTCGCGGCCCGCGTTCCCGCTCCGGCACCGGCAGCAGGCGCTGCGCCGGACGTACCCAAGCCGGAGCCGACGGTCAATCACACGCGCTTTTTCATAGGCGGTTCCTGGGACAATCCGTTTATCTCACCAATCATTTCCCAGTAGACGAAAGTCGTCAGGGGGCCGCTCTTGGAAACTCGCGAGAAGATGTTATAGTCTTGGGGCAGAGGATGAGCTTTCGCCCACCCTCCGTTCCTTATCTAAAGACGTGAACCCGGACGGTCACTGACCAGGTCGTCCGGGTTTTCTTTAAGATAAGGGTTACGCTAAACGGCATGTACCGCATAGTTTCACCTCCAAGTTTGAGGCAAGGCTCTTGCCGCAGTCGGGGGAGCCTATCTTCCCCGATACACCGCTGGCCCGGTGTTGCTGCTTCGCCATCAAACCGTTTGCGCGTTAACGCCATTTCTCATCTATTGCTTGGTTTGATGTGGGCAACAACGAACGCAGAGTTGCATTCGAGGCGCTATCTCAGGCTCGGAAGTTGTCCAGGGTTGTCAGTTCCGTGCAGCGGCCTGTTCGTCGCGTGCCTTCTGGACCTCACGGCGCTTGTTGGCGATCGATGCAATGATCACTCCGACTGCGACGATGGCAATCAGGATGGTACAGGCGGCGTTGATTTCCGGTGTCACGCCAAGCCGGACCTGTGAGTAGATACGCATCGGGAGGGTCGTCGCACCTGGCCCCGAGGTGAAGCTGGAAATGACCAGATCGTCCAGCGAAAGGGTGAAGGCAAGCATCCAACCAGAGACCACCGCCGGCAGGATCACCGGCAGCGTTACCTTGAAGAACGTCGTTACCGGGGTTGCGCCCAGATCCATCGCCGCTTCTTCCAGCGAGCGGTCAAATGTCACCAATCGCGACTGCACGACCACGGCGACAAAGCACATGGAGAAGGTGATATGTGCGAGGGTCATGGTCCACAGGCCGCGGTCGAAGCCGATGGCAACGAACAGCAGCAACATCGACAGGCCCGTAATGACTTCCGGCATGACCAGCGGTGCGTAGATCATTGCCGAGAATAACAAGCGCCCGCGAAAGCGCGTATAGCGGGTCATGGCCAAGGCACCGAGTGTTCCGAGAATTGTGGCGACAGTCGCCGACACGAGACCGACGCGGATGGTTACCCAAGCCGCATCGATAAAGCTCTGGTTGTGGAAGAGAGAGACGTACCATTTTGTCGAAAACCCCGCCCACACGGTGACGAGCCGGGATTCGTTGAACGAAAAGACGACCAGAAGGACGATCGGCAGATAAAGGAAGGCGAAACCGAAAACCAGGGAGGCAATGTTGAAGCGGGACCAGGTGGTGTTCATCTTATTTCTCGCTTTCCTGCGCCCGCGCTTCCGCACGCTGGAACAGAACGATCGGCACGACCAGCAACAGCAGAAGGATAACAGCGACGGCGGAGGAAACCGGCCAATCGCGGTTGGAGAAGAACTCGTTCCACAGCGTCTTGCCAATCATCAGGGTCTGCGATCCGCCGAGGAGATCAGGAATGACGAATTCACCGACCGCAGGAATGAAAACCAGGAAACACCCGGCTATGACGCCCGGCATCGACAGGCGAAAGGTGATTTTCCAGAAGGCGAGTATGGGTGGACAGCCAAGATCCTCGGCTGCTTCGACCAGCGAGTAGTCCATCTTTTCCAGCGCCGAATAAATCGGCAGAACCAGAAATGGCAGATAGGAATAGACGATGCCTATAAAGACCGCCGTATTGGTATTGAGAATATTGAGCGGCGTGTCGATCACATGCGCCCACATCAGGAACTGGTTGAGCAGACCTTCAGGCTTTAAGATGCCTATCCATGCATAGACGCGGATCAGGAAGCTGGTCCAGAACGGCAGGATTACCAGCATCAACAGCGTCGGCCGTATCGTCGCGGGCGCGCGCGCCATGCCGTATGCAATGGGATAGCCGATGATAAGCGTCAGAACGGTCGAAACCGCGGCGATGAGCAAACTGGAAAGATAGGCTTTGTAATAAAGCGGATCCTCCACGAGCCAAATATAATTGTCCCACGAGAGCTGGGCGAAGCTCTCCCTGAGCCCTTGCCAACCCGCCGAGAGATTGAACGCAGGCGTATAGGGCGGAATTGCCATGGCGACTTCAGACAGGGAAATCTTGAATACGATGACGAAGGGAATGAGAAAGAAGATCAGCAGCCACAGATAAGGAACGGCTATGACGAGCCGGCCTACAACGGACGATATCAATTTCTGCATGACCAGCCCCCTCACGCGGTCAACACGATACCGGCGTCGGTATCGAAGTTGACCCAGACCGTATCGTCATAACCGAGCGGGTCCTCGACCGTGCGCACCGCGTTGAGGCTCGCAGCCTTGATGATCCGGCCGCTTTCAAGCTTCACATGGAAGACTGTCATGTCACCGAAGTAGGCGATGTCATAAAGCTCCCCATGCGCAGAGTTGATGGACGGATCGGCGGGCTGCTTGCGGCTGACCCGGATTTTCTCCGGCCTTATGGCAAAGCCGACCGGCTGGCCGACAGCGCAGCTTCTCGAGGCGGCATCGGTGCGGATCGTCAGGTTTTCAGGAGCAACGGCGATATCGATCTTGCCATTGGCGACTGCGGCGGCGGTGCCTTCGAACATGTTCACATTGCCGATGAAATCGGCGACGAACTTCGAGTTCGGGGCTTCATAGACTTCCGCCGGCGTTGCCACCTGCATGACTTTGCCCTTGTCCATGACAGCGATACGATCGGCCATGGTCATTGCCTCTTCCTGATCGTGGGTGACCACCACGAATGTCAGGCCGAGCTTCATCTGCAGGTCCATGAGTTCAAACTGGGTTTCCTCGCGCAGTTTCTTGTCGAGCGCACCGAGCGGCTCGTCGAGCAGCAAGACCTTCGGACGCTTTGCAACGCAACGCGCAAGCGCCACGCGCTGGCGCTGACCGCCGGAGAGCTGGTGCGGCTTGCGCTTGGCGAACTGCTCGAGCTTCACAAGCTTGAGCATTTCGGCGACACGCGCCTCGATATCGCCCTTGGCCATGCCCTCCTGCTTCAGGCCAAAAGCGATATTGCCTTCGACCGTCATGTGCGGAAACAGGGCATAGGACTGGAACATCATGTTGACCGGGCGCTTGTAGGGCGGAATGCCGCGCATGTCCTGACCGTCGATGAGAATGCGGCCGGCGGTCGGTTCCTCGAAGCCGGCAAGCATGCGCAGAAGAGTCGACTTGCCGCAGCCCGAAGCACCCAGCAGCGCAAAGAACTCGCGGTTGTAGATATTCAGAGACAAATCATTGACGGCCGCGAAATCACCGAATTTCTTGGTGACATTTTCGATCGCGATAAAGGGTTTCGCCTGCGGGTCATTCCAAGGTGCGAATGTGCGGCGAAAGCTTCCCAATGATTTCATGATTTGCCCCGGACTTTTCTGTTCTTGATTTCAAAAGACCCCGGCATTGGCTGCCGGGGTCTTTTGTGGATTATTGGCCTGTGACAACTTTCGTCCACAAGCGCGTCACCACGCGTTGGGTTTTGGTGTCATAGGGCGTCACCGTGAAGAGCTTTGCCAGCACCTCCGGTGTTGGATAGACAGCGGGGTTTTCAAGAACCGACTTGTCAATCATGGCCTGGGAGGCCTTGTTGCCGTTGGCATAGGACACGAAATCCGTTGCTTTGGCGGCAACTTCCGGCTTCAGCATGTAGTTGATGAATTCATGGGCTTCCGCGACGTGCGGCGCATCGGCCGGAATCGCCATGACGTCGAACCACATCTGTGCACCTTGTGCTGGGATCGCGTAATCGAGATTTACCCCGGCCTTCGCCTCTTCGGCACGGCTTTTGGCTTGAAGGATATCACCGGAATAGCCCAGAGCCAGACAGATATCGCCATTGGCCAATGCATTGATGTATTCGGACGAATGGAACTTGCGCACGTAAGGGCGTATCGATTCGAGTAGCGCCCCGGCCTT
This is a stretch of genomic DNA from Phyllobacterium zundukense. It encodes these proteins:
- a CDS encoding PAS domain S-box protein → MASGTYPFIDIAVRDEIREHFANGDALVVISQDLQNVIWANGQGASMLGYASIDEILGGGAVLGIQARRQLMALDGFPAIGHGRTVSLRVAFGLSSRILTFQASDLTLPRGEQAILLSMANADRASSGKQVAALAIKGFGDRTTHAAMIDANGGVIAASQQFARLEFNDKILGDLVREVRLERDRLVKRPVQTAKGAIPAGIARLTDSPAMHLLFAIEPEIVNRQASELDDPQHELAVVPDAPIADAQVVDQTAAEPQTSLALEPSFKDSKTPSGVFQYVPSETPVRFVWKVDAQANFSEISPEFSTAVGPQSASIIGRPFRHVAASHGFDDNEEIAALLERRDTWSGRTVLWPIEGTDLRVPIELAALPIYSRDRVFLGFRGFGVARMGDVTADPKGAGKILNDVRTEMQSAAVDVFNGEKPALEITPETTDNIIPLKTQRLSRDDGRLNDAERNAFREIAERLRREVLGDGPKSSSDAEPLPAAPPASTMKPKVPDAEVVGPGYAVAESDNKDELARPEDFAVDIREQARQGVDTSILAALPLPVLIHRHGQILYANPALLEKILYASAEAINDAGGLSILFADEAGDSGDDDEAGMNLRRSDGSVMRVQAHLQAVRWDEATENGERALLLALSPQTPAADHFEVSERQLLQTRIDELNAILDTATDGVILLDSAGSIRSVNHSAAALFGYEPEELTGKAFSMLFAIESQRAAMDYLNSLSENGVASLLNDGREVIGREAQGRFIPLFMTIGKLDASKGYCVVLRDITHWKRAEEELTSARREAERTSAQKSEFLARISHEIRTPLNAIIGFSELMADEKFGPIGSERYRDYLNDISRSGNHVLSLVNDLLDISKIEAGAVEMDFEAVSLNEALTEAVAIMQPQANRERVIIRSSLTSRLPDIVADHRSITQIALNLLSNAIRFTGPGGQVIVSTSYEASGDVLLRVRDTGIGMTRQEVEQALRPYKQITTPKHSRSDGTGLGLPLTKAMAEANRANFTIDSNPGRGTMVEITFPSTRVLAE
- a CDS encoding AsmA-like C-terminal region-containing protein, giving the protein MSWYRPRNLLATILMLALVAVGVLAALPYLVSTDLIRARLIQEISNWTGYSVESRQTPQISFFPVFTASLGDITIRNPWQSEGAPFMQAERIEVDLSLLSALLGNIEFTETKIVRPRFVIDEPIKSLSEIGEALAKSDGRIGDVVREARAAVEANPAKPDMSTVSSQPFGRVRLEDATVTFKRPINGAEEQISSISGVFDWPQTSGVASFQGKAIWHGEETEIDSSATRALLLLAGGTSPLQVNLSSTPLTLSFNGSANVSKDQFFEGTLSLTSPSLRRTLEWSRMATIPGAPIGSFAIDASVSGSATRMKLDGLTATLNDNPAKGIIEVVLNQGTPSITGTLAFEALDIHSVFSGFMPLPDGSADSDTVIDSGFLKQLNLDLRVSTQKATIGTIDLSKVAATAQIRNGRAMFDIGEASAFDGSVAASFQLADEGDGATTGELRLNGTDVNSASIASLLGFGDRFQLGKGTMSLVLKGPISRWSTALGNAKGTLSMRFGSGQIRSLDFNGLLSKAKTDRFFSLNEKTDAWLAFDKFEAKANIMDGVAALETAQIQTKSGTLNFAGIVTLIGKSLALTGDFAARVPAPAPAAGAAPDVPKPEPTVNHTRFFIGGSWDNPFISPIISQ
- a CDS encoding ABC transporter permease, giving the protein MNTTWSRFNIASLVFGFAFLYLPIVLLVVFSFNESRLVTVWAGFSTKWYVSLFHNQSFIDAAWVTIRVGLVSATVATILGTLGALAMTRYTRFRGRLLFSAMIYAPLVMPEVITGLSMLLLFVAIGFDRGLWTMTLAHITFSMCFVAVVVQSRLVTFDRSLEEAAMDLGATPVTTFFKVTLPVILPAVVSGWMLAFTLSLDDLVISSFTSGPGATTLPMRIYSQVRLGVTPEINAACTILIAIVAVGVIIASIANKRREVQKARDEQAAARN
- a CDS encoding ABC transporter permease subunit — protein: MQKLISSVVGRLVIAVPYLWLLIFFLIPFVIVFKISLSEVAMAIPPYTPAFNLSAGWQGLRESFAQLSWDNYIWLVEDPLYYKAYLSSLLIAAVSTVLTLIIGYPIAYGMARAPATIRPTLLMLVILPFWTSFLIRVYAWIGILKPEGLLNQFLMWAHVIDTPLNILNTNTAVFIGIVYSYLPFLVLPIYSALEKMDYSLVEAAEDLGCPPILAFWKITFRLSMPGVIAGCFLVFIPAVGEFVIPDLLGGSQTLMIGKTLWNEFFSNRDWPVSSAVAVILLLLLVVPIVLFQRAEARAQESEK
- a CDS encoding ABC transporter ATP-binding protein, with the protein product MKSLGSFRRTFAPWNDPQAKPFIAIENVTKKFGDFAAVNDLSLNIYNREFFALLGASGCGKSTLLRMLAGFEEPTAGRILIDGQDMRGIPPYKRPVNMMFQSYALFPHMTVEGNIAFGLKQEGMAKGDIEARVAEMLKLVKLEQFAKRKPHQLSGGQRQRVALARCVAKRPKVLLLDEPLGALDKKLREETQFELMDLQMKLGLTFVVVTHDQEEAMTMADRIAVMDKGKVMQVATPAEVYEAPNSKFVADFIGNVNMFEGTAAAVANGKIDIAVAPENLTIRTDAASRSCAVGQPVGFAIRPEKIRVSRKQPADPSINSAHGELYDIAYFGDMTVFHVKLESGRIIKAASLNAVRTVEDPLGYDDTVWVNFDTDAGIVLTA